One genomic region from Rosa rugosa chromosome 1, drRosRugo1.1, whole genome shotgun sequence encodes:
- the LOC133711600 gene encoding protein DETOXIFICATION 49-like — protein MRLIKMPNNDNQVISGKPETLFPNSLFRNKEDGIKLALEDQLCRDFQLPWSDEEEEQEGLVTQRPKITTVVFDEIKALYTLAIPMILSGLLNYSKAAISMFFMGKLGKSALAGGSLAIGVANITGYSFISGLATGMDGIASQAFGARNGCLLSHTLQRTIVLLLILCMPVTLLWYNFESVLIHSGQNPSISSIAIAYLRFSIPTLLFQSLIHPIKIYLRSQKVTSPFTLSTAFSLAVHIPANYVAVYCLDLGLEGIALAGCLADFNIMMSLLVYLFFSGHLTVNSLWFWRDCASFRHYEDWSPIFSLALPSCASVCLEWWWYEIMIVFSGLLVNAPEAVATVGILIQMTALIYQFPISLNQAVSTRVGNELGADRPKQALMASVVALACAIFTGIVAMSFMIGMRNVWGGMFTSDQAIISLVASVLPVVGLCELGNCPQTTVCGVLRGCARPTLAAYINFGSFYGVGLPAALVLGFGLELGLLGLWLGLLAAQMVCFGIMVVALLRTDWEEQANRAYVLTCSYLGEEENETSKEEPAPPVVVVN, from the exons ATGCGTCTCATCAAGATGCCTAATAATGATAATCAGGTTATTTCAGGTAAGCCTGAAACTCTGTTTCCCAACTCATTATTCCGCAACAAGGAGGACGGGATCAAACTGGCCCTAGAAGATCAACTATGCCGAGACTTCCAACTTCCATGGTCGGACGAAGAAGAGGAGCAAGAGGGGCTCGTTACCCAACGCCCCAAAATCACCACTGTG GTTTTTGACGAAATTAAGGCACTGTACACTCTTGCCATCCCCATGATCTTATCCGGCCTCTTAAACTACTCAAAGGCAGCCATCTCCATGTTTTTCATGGGGAAGCTTGGGAAATCTGCTCTGGCAGGAGGAAGCCTCGCCATAGGTGTTGCAAACATCACCGGATACTCTTTCATCTCCGGTCTCGCTACCGGGATGGATGGAATCGCTTCACAAGCATTTGGTGCTCGTAACGGCTGTCTTCTGTCACACACTCTACAGAGGACAATAGTTCTCCTACTCATCCTTTGCATGCCCGTCACTTTGTTGTGGTATAACTTCGAATCTGTCCTTATCCACTCTGGCCAAAACCCATCCATCTCATCCATAGCCATTGCCTATCTCAGATTCTCCATCCCAACCCTCTTGTTTCAGTCCCTCATCCACCCCATTAAAATTTACCTAAGGAGCCAGAAAGTCACCAGCCCTTTTACGCTCAGCACTGCCTTTTCGCTAGCCGTTCACATCCCAGCCAACTACGTCGCCGTTTACTGTCTTGACCTTGGCCTGGAAGGGATTGCACTCGCCGGTTGCTTGGCCGACTTCAATATCATGATGTCTCTTCTGGTTTATCTCTTTTTTTCTGGCCATCTTACTGTGAATTCTCTATGGTTCTGGCGAGACTGTGCGTCGTTTAGACACTATGAAGACTGGAGCCCCATTTTCAGTCTGGCGCTTCCGAGTTGCGCGTCGGTGTGTTTAGAGTGGTGGTGGTATGAGATCATGATTGTTTTCTCTGGACTTCTTGTCAATGCACCCGAGGCTGTGGCCACCGTGGGAATACTGATCCAGATGACCGCATTGATTTATCAGTTTCCTATCTCGTTGAACCAGGCCGTGTCGACTAGGGTGGGGAACGAGTTGGGGGCCGACAGACCGAAGCAAGCTCTGATGGCGTCTGTAGTTGCACTGGCATGTGCTATTTTCACAGGCATTGTCGCCATGAGTTTCATGATCGGAATGCGCAACGTTTGGGGGGGAATGTTCACGTCTGATCAGGCCATTATATCGCTGGTGGCGTCGGTCTTGCCGGTGGTAGGGCTTTGTGAGCTCGGGAACTGCCCCCAGACCACCGTCTGTGGAGTTTTGAGAGGCTGTGCACGGCCAACTTTGGCTGCGTACATAAACTTTGGCTCGTTTTATGGTGTGGGATTGCCTGCGGCCCTTGTGTTGGGCTTTGGGCTGGAGTTGGGCTTATTGGGCCTGTGGTTGGGCTTACTTGCGGCCCAAATGGTTTGCTTTGGGATCATGGTAGTGGCATTACTTCGAACGGACTGGGAGGAACAAGCAAATCGAGCATATGTACTCACATGTAGCTATCTAGGGGAGGAAGAAAATGAAACAAGCAAGGAAGAACCAGCACCTCCGGTTGTGGTTGTGAACTAG
- the LOC133727368 gene encoding uncharacterized protein LOC133727368 yields MAIDAIEAPSPPSLSPSHFSQQRHFYLAVDRLQFKLETFMDLLGVAGRRPCLPMMVCCSSRDELDAVSSAVATVPYISMAPLYTDLAEADRAAILESFKQATIRWNPEVGAQSADDSEPVKEEQKSHMIVATDACIPLLASGESPISARVLINYELPAKKEIYMRRMAACLAADGIVINMVVGGEVVTLKSIEESSNLLIAEMPINISEIL; encoded by the exons ATGGCGATTGATGCCATTGAAGCTCCCTCTCCTCCATCTCTATCACCTTCCCATTTCAG TCAACAGCGCCACTTCTATCTCGCCGTCGACAGACTCCAGTTCAAGTTG GAGACATTTATGGACCTGTTGGGCGTGGCGGGAAGGCGCCCCTGTCTTCCAATGATGGTCTGCTGCAGCTCACGTGACGAACTCGACGCCGTCAGCTCCGCCGTCGCAACCGTCCCCTATATCTCTATGGCCCCTCTG TACACTGACCTAGCTGAAGCAGACCGAGCTGCGATATTAGAGTCCTTCAAGCAAGCAACCATCAGGTGGAACCCAGAAGTTGGTGCTCAATCAGCTGATGACAGTGAGCCTGTGAAAGAGGAACAAAAATCTCATATGATAGTTGCTACAGATGCATGCATTCCGCTTCTTGCTTCTGGGGAGTCACCTATTTCTGCTCGTGTTCTTATAAACTATGAGTTACCTGCAAAGAAG gaaatataTATGAGGCGTATGGCAGCTTGTTTGGCTGCAG ATGGGATTGTAATCAATATGGTTGTGGGGGGTGAGGTAGTAACTCTCAAAAGTATTGAAGAAAGCAGCAACCTACTCATAGCTGAGATGCCCATAAAT ATTTCTGAGATTTTATGA